A genome region from Thermogemmata fonticola includes the following:
- a CDS encoding class I SAM-dependent rRNA methyltransferase: protein MARIILQPRKARPFFHRHPWVFAGAIARIEGHVADGDPVAVYSHTGQFIAHGLYNSRSKIRVRLYSWEEGVEIGPALFRQRLAQAVRLRQALSYGEAPEGGCRLVFSEADFLSGLVVDRYGPWLVMQLSALGLAQRREWLVEALRDLVPLRGLYLRAEKGIGSLEGIELAEGVLWGEPPPEDLTIVEDGLRFVVDIAAGQKTGFYLDQRENRRRVGELCRGQRVLDAFCYSGGFALHAARHGAAAVLGIDGSEAAIRLAQRNAVLNGLEAAVRWECADVFDRLTELVRAGERFDVVILDPPKFAHRRQAVPEALRGYHRLYRLALRLLVPEGLLVCCCCTGVILQEELEQLLLETAVAARRDVHILERRGPAPDHPIAMTCPETGYLKCLICRVL from the coding sequence ATGGCGCGGATCATTTTGCAGCCTCGCAAGGCCCGGCCCTTTTTCCACCGCCATCCGTGGGTATTTGCCGGCGCGATCGCGCGCATCGAAGGCCATGTGGCGGACGGCGATCCGGTAGCCGTTTATTCCCACACCGGCCAGTTCATTGCCCACGGTCTGTACAACAGCCGCTCGAAGATTCGGGTACGGCTCTACAGTTGGGAGGAAGGGGTAGAGATTGGTCCGGCCCTCTTCCGCCAACGGCTAGCCCAAGCCGTCCGGCTACGGCAAGCCCTTTCGTACGGGGAGGCACCGGAGGGCGGCTGCCGCCTGGTGTTCAGCGAGGCGGATTTTCTCTCCGGCCTCGTCGTCGATCGTTATGGTCCGTGGCTGGTGATGCAACTGTCTGCCTTGGGGCTAGCTCAGCGACGGGAATGGCTCGTGGAAGCCTTACGCGATTTGGTACCCCTGCGCGGTCTCTACCTCCGGGCGGAAAAGGGGATTGGCTCCCTGGAAGGGATCGAGCTGGCGGAGGGCGTGCTGTGGGGTGAACCCCCGCCGGAGGACCTGACCATTGTGGAAGACGGCTTACGGTTCGTGGTGGACATAGCCGCAGGACAGAAGACGGGTTTTTATCTGGATCAGCGGGAGAACCGGCGGCGGGTGGGGGAATTGTGCCGGGGCCAGCGGGTACTGGATGCCTTCTGCTACAGCGGGGGGTTTGCTTTGCATGCGGCGCGGCACGGCGCGGCGGCTGTCCTGGGCATCGACGGGTCAGAAGCGGCTATCCGCCTGGCCCAGCGCAATGCGGTCCTCAACGGCCTGGAGGCTGCCGTGCGTTGGGAGTGTGCCGATGTCTTCGATCGCCTGACGGAACTCGTCCGAGCCGGGGAACGCTTCGACGTGGTCATCCTGGACCCGCCCAAATTCGCCCACCGCCGCCAAGCCGTTCCGGAAGCCCTGCGCGGCTATCACCGCCTCTATCGCCTGGCTCTGCGCCTGCTGGTCCCAGAGGGGCTGCTGGTTTGCTGCTGCTGTACCGGAGTTATCTTGCAGGAGGAACTGGAACAACTGTTGTTGGAAACGGCGGTGGCCGCCCGGCGCGATGTGCACATCCTGGAACGGCGCGGTCCAGCCCCCGATCACCCCATCGCCATGACCTGCCCGGAGACGGGGTATCTCAAATGCCTCATCTGCCGGGTGCTCTAA
- the hemF gene encoding oxygen-dependent coproporphyrinogen oxidase yields MTTALPPTLDARYAGLHQAAREYFLSLQERICAALEEMDGGARFREDRWERPGGGGGRTRVIAEGNVFEKGGVNFSEVFGEFPPDFARQLPGDGLHFTAVGISLVIHPRSPLVPTVHANFRFLTQGSKGWFGGGADLTPYYPYREDVIHFHKVWKRVCQQHAAVANYAEMKKACDEYFYLKHRQEARGVGGIFFDYAEASEAMFAFVRAAGDAFLEAYLPIVQRRKDLPYTPQQRWFQEYRRGRYVEFNLIYDRGTVFGLRTQGRTESILMSLPPVVRYVYDYRPEPGSREAELTEYWLIPQNWADMEA; encoded by the coding sequence ATGACCACGGCACTGCCTCCCACCTTGGACGCCAGGTACGCGGGGTTACACCAGGCGGCACGCGAGTATTTTCTGAGCCTCCAGGAACGGATTTGTGCGGCGTTGGAAGAGATGGACGGCGGAGCACGCTTTCGGGAGGACCGTTGGGAGCGGCCCGGAGGCGGCGGCGGGCGGACCCGCGTCATCGCGGAGGGGAACGTCTTCGAGAAAGGCGGGGTGAATTTCTCGGAGGTGTTCGGGGAGTTCCCCCCCGATTTTGCCCGGCAGCTTCCCGGAGATGGCCTGCATTTCACCGCCGTGGGGATTTCGCTGGTGATCCATCCGCGCAGTCCGCTAGTGCCAACGGTGCATGCCAATTTCCGCTTCCTCACCCAAGGGAGCAAAGGGTGGTTTGGCGGCGGTGCGGACCTGACGCCGTACTATCCTTATCGCGAGGATGTCATCCATTTCCACAAGGTCTGGAAGCGGGTCTGCCAGCAGCATGCCGCTGTCGCCAACTACGCGGAGATGAAGAAGGCGTGCGATGAGTACTTTTACCTCAAGCACCGCCAGGAAGCCCGCGGGGTGGGAGGCATCTTCTTCGACTACGCCGAAGCCAGTGAGGCCATGTTCGCCTTTGTGCGTGCCGCCGGCGATGCCTTCCTGGAGGCCTATCTGCCCATTGTGCAGCGGCGCAAGGACCTGCCTTACACCCCGCAGCAGCGCTGGTTCCAGGAATACCGCCGGGGACGCTATGTCGAGTTCAATCTGATCTATGACCGCGGCACGGTCTTTGGCCTGCGCACGCAGGGGCGGACGGAAAGCATCCTCATGAGCCTTCCCCCCGTCGTCCGCTACGTGTATGATTACCGGCCAGAGCCGGGCAGCCGGGAAGCGGAATTGACCGAATACTGGCTCATCCCGCAAAACTGGGCCGATATGGAAGCATGA
- a CDS encoding response regulator, giving the protein MARILIADDNVQNAELLEAHLDGSGHEIRIALNGEETLQLARTWQPDVILLDIMMPKISGFEVCRRLRADAATRDIGILMITALDQTTDVETAVEAGTDDFLTKPINKTELLLRVQALLASRSMSSEVERTLVYLGTVQEGRLTPPRS; this is encoded by the coding sequence ATGGCTCGTATCTTGATCGCCGACGACAACGTGCAGAACGCGGAATTGTTGGAAGCCCATTTGGACGGCAGCGGGCATGAAATCCGCATCGCCCTCAATGGGGAAGAGACGCTCCAGTTGGCCCGCACCTGGCAGCCGGATGTCATCCTGCTGGACATCATGATGCCGAAGATCAGCGGATTTGAGGTCTGTCGGCGCTTGCGCGCGGATGCGGCCACGCGGGACATCGGCATTCTGATGATCACGGCCCTGGACCAAACGACGGATGTGGAAACGGCGGTGGAAGCCGGCACGGACGACTTTCTGACCAAGCCGATCAATAAGACGGAGCTGCTGCTGCGGGTGCAAGCGCTGCTCGCCAGCCGATCCATGAGCAGCGAAGTCGAGCGGACGCTGGTCTATCTGGGCACGGTCCAGGAAGGCCGGCTTACCCCTCCGCGTTCCTGA
- a CDS encoding tartrate dehydrogenase, with the protein MALDSTPAAASSPTPVSSPSAASSPSSLRIAVIAGDGIGPEVIEQAIRAAEAAVQRYSPARLEWNRLPWSTAYYKKHGHMLPPDGWDLLREHDAILFGAVGDPSVPDRITVHELLLPMRRRFDQYVNLRPAYLFAGVPCPLVGKKPGEIDLLVFRENTEGEYAPVGGRLYPETPAEVAVQTALFTRRGCERIMRAAFEAARRRPRKKVTSITKSNALIWGMGLWDAVFEDVRRDYPDVQSHSLLVDAAAMDLVRKPETFDVIVASNLFGDILTDLSAAVTGSIGLASSANINPTREYPSMFEPVHGSAPDIAGRGIANPLAAILSAGLMLDHLGLSAAAEAIRQAVAAVLAEGKVRTPDLGGSHTTTDMGNAVVAALQG; encoded by the coding sequence ATGGCGCTTGACTCTACCCCGGCGGCGGCTTCCTCCCCGACCCCTGTTTCCTCTCCATCGGCGGCTTCCTCCCCTTCTTCTCTGCGGATTGCCGTCATCGCAGGGGACGGAATCGGACCGGAGGTGATCGAACAAGCGATCCGGGCGGCGGAAGCCGCTGTGCAACGGTATAGTCCTGCGCGGCTAGAATGGAACCGCCTTCCCTGGTCCACGGCTTATTACAAGAAGCACGGGCACATGCTGCCGCCGGATGGCTGGGACCTGCTGCGCGAGCATGACGCCATCCTCTTTGGAGCGGTGGGGGATCCGAGTGTGCCGGACCGCATCACGGTCCATGAACTGCTCCTGCCCATGCGGCGGCGCTTCGATCAGTACGTCAATCTGCGCCCGGCGTATCTGTTCGCCGGTGTTCCTTGCCCGCTGGTGGGAAAAAAGCCCGGCGAGATCGACCTGCTGGTTTTCCGGGAAAACACGGAAGGGGAATATGCGCCCGTGGGCGGACGATTATATCCGGAGACGCCGGCGGAAGTGGCAGTGCAGACGGCCCTGTTCACCCGCCGGGGTTGCGAACGGATCATGCGGGCGGCGTTTGAAGCGGCCCGTCGCCGCCCCCGCAAAAAAGTCACCAGCATTACCAAGTCGAACGCTCTGATCTGGGGTATGGGACTGTGGGATGCGGTCTTCGAGGACGTTCGCCGGGATTATCCCGATGTTCAGAGCCACTCCCTGCTGGTCGATGCCGCCGCGATGGACCTGGTCCGCAAGCCAGAAACGTTCGACGTCATTGTGGCCAGCAATCTTTTTGGCGATATTCTGACCGATCTATCGGCGGCGGTGACGGGGAGCATCGGCTTGGCCAGCTCCGCCAACATCAATCCGACGCGGGAATATCCCAGCATGTTCGAGCCGGTCCACGGTTCGGCACCGGACATTGCGGGCCGGGGTATCGCCAACCCCTTAGCGGCCATTCTGTCGGCGGGCCTGATGCTGGATCATCTGGGCCTGAGTGCCGCTGCGGAAGCGATTCGCCAGGCCGTGGCTGCTGTTCTCGCGGAGGGGAAAGTCCGCACCCCTGACCTCGGCGGTTCGCACACCACCACGGATATGGGCAATGCGGTGGTCGCCGCTCTGCAAGGATGA
- a CDS encoding crossover junction endodeoxyribonuclease RuvC, whose protein sequence is MADQTHEERTLPTPTASLPPAGPWRVVGLDPGLHRTGYAVLEAVREQHAWQPQVCEAGVLRAPPARRRAEALAERLRILHDGLVEVLEEWQPAALAVEQLYAHYAHPRTAILMAHARGVFLLAGAVRGLPVVGYPATRIKKLITGSGRASKTQIQYAIAAQLRLDRLPQPPDVADALAVALCHFLASARSLPVPPPSS, encoded by the coding sequence GTGGCGGATCAGACGCACGAAGAGCGAACCTTACCAACTCCGACCGCCTCTCTGCCGCCCGCAGGACCCTGGCGCGTGGTGGGTTTGGACCCTGGACTGCACCGGACCGGCTACGCGGTGCTCGAGGCCGTGCGCGAACAGCACGCCTGGCAACCCCAGGTTTGCGAAGCCGGTGTCTTGCGCGCGCCGCCCGCCCGCCGCCGCGCTGAGGCATTGGCCGAACGCCTCCGCATCCTCCACGACGGCCTGGTCGAGGTCCTGGAGGAGTGGCAACCGGCGGCCCTGGCTGTCGAGCAACTCTACGCCCATTACGCCCACCCTCGCACGGCCATCCTCATGGCCCATGCCCGCGGCGTCTTCCTGCTCGCCGGGGCCGTTCGCGGACTGCCCGTCGTCGGTTATCCCGCCACTCGGATCAAAAAGCTGATCACCGGCAGCGGACGCGCCAGCAAAACCCAAATCCAGTATGCCATCGCCGCCCAGTTGCGCCTGGATCGCTTGCCCCAGCCCCCGGACGTGGCCGATGCCCTCGCCGTCGCCCTCTGTCACTTCCTCGCCAGCGCGCGCTCCCTGCCGGTTCCCCCTCCCTCCTCCTGA